A window of Chitinophagales bacterium contains these coding sequences:
- a CDS encoding acyl-CoA dehydrogenase family protein, translating into MATETTTVQVPKGAEWLIKPSSSADTFIPEEFTEEQKMIRDMCNQFLDMEVMPNLDRIDSLEPGLMRSLVQKAGEQGLLSVSFPEEYGGLGKDFITSTIVNDYLGAGHSFSVAIAAHTGIGTLPILYFGTEEQKKKYIPKLINGEWAGAYGLTEPNSGSDALGAKTSAKLSADGKHYVLNGQKCWITNGGFADVFTVFAKIDGDKFTGFIVEKGTPGFTQGPEEHKMGIKGSSTVQLYFQDCQVPVENVLGEIGKGHKIAFNILNIGRLKLCAAALGGAKRALTETVNYAITREQFKQPISNFGAIKHKLAEMAIRIFTCESALYRTADLIDRKEHELLAAGQSFSEALLGGAEEYAIECAMLKVNGSEVLDYVVDEGVQVHGGNGFSAEYNISRAYRDSRINRIYEGTNEINRLLTLDMTLKRAMQGRLDLMGPAMSIQKELMSIPDFGSGEEEAFAAEKKLIANLKKAILMTAGAAVQKLMMKIESEQEILMSIADMAIETYNAESVLLRVMKLVERDGEQAHQLNLDIMRTYLFDAADKVNKSGKDAINGFAEGDELRMILMGLKRFTKAEPFNTKAARRRIADKMIEEKRYCF; encoded by the coding sequence ATGGCAACAGAAACAACAACGGTACAGGTACCCAAAGGCGCCGAATGGCTGATCAAACCATCCTCGTCTGCCGATACTTTTATTCCGGAGGAGTTTACCGAGGAGCAGAAGATGATTCGTGACATGTGTAATCAGTTCCTGGACATGGAAGTGATGCCCAACCTGGACCGCATTGACAGCCTGGAACCAGGTCTCATGCGTTCGCTGGTACAAAAGGCGGGTGAACAGGGATTGTTGTCGGTTTCCTTTCCGGAGGAATATGGCGGTTTGGGAAAGGACTTTATCACGTCCACCATTGTCAATGACTATTTGGGCGCGGGCCATTCATTTTCCGTAGCCATTGCCGCACATACGGGTATTGGCACTTTGCCTATTTTGTATTTTGGAACGGAGGAGCAAAAGAAAAAATATATCCCTAAACTGATCAATGGGGAATGGGCCGGGGCGTATGGACTGACTGAACCCAATAGCGGATCGGATGCCTTGGGGGCTAAGACCAGTGCCAAACTGAGTGCAGATGGTAAACACTATGTTTTGAACGGGCAGAAATGCTGGATCACGAATGGAGGTTTTGCCGATGTATTCACCGTTTTTGCCAAAATAGATGGAGACAAATTCACCGGCTTTATAGTGGAAAAAGGAACACCCGGATTTACACAGGGACCGGAGGAGCATAAGATGGGTATCAAAGGATCATCCACGGTTCAGTTGTATTTCCAGGATTGCCAGGTACCTGTTGAGAATGTACTGGGTGAGATTGGCAAAGGGCATAAGATCGCGTTTAACATTCTGAACATTGGCCGGTTGAAGCTTTGTGCGGCTGCACTGGGCGGCGCCAAAAGAGCGTTGACTGAAACAGTTAATTATGCCATTACGCGTGAGCAGTTCAAACAACCGATTTCCAATTTTGGCGCCATCAAACATAAGCTTGCTGAAATGGCGATCCGGATCTTCACCTGTGAAAGCGCCCTATATCGCACGGCCGATCTGATTGATAGAAAGGAACATGAATTATTGGCGGCCGGTCAATCGTTTAGCGAAGCTTTATTGGGTGGGGCAGAGGAATATGCCATTGAATGTGCCATGCTGAAAGTGAATGGTTCTGAAGTATTGGATTATGTGGTGGATGAGGGCGTGCAGGTGCATGGTGGTAACGGATTTAGCGCGGAGTATAATATTTCGCGGGCTTATCGCGACAGCCGGATCAACCGGATATATGAAGGGACCAATGAGATCAACCGCTTGTTGACCCTGGATATGACTTTGAAACGTGCCATGCAGGGCCGCCTCGATCTGATGGGACCAGCCATGTCGATTCAGAAAGAGCTGATGAGCATTCCTGATTTTGGTTCTGGCGAAGAAGAAGCTTTTGCCGCCGAAAAGAAACTCATTGCCAACCTGAAAAAAGCAATTCTGATGACGGCGGGTGCAGCGGTACAGAAACTGATGATGAAGATCGAAAGTGAGCAGGAGATTCTGATGTCGATCGCTGATATGGCCATTGAGACCTATAATGCGGAGAGCGTACTGTTGCGTGTAATGAAGCTGGTGGAAAGAGATGGGGAGCAAGCGCATCAATTGAACCTGGATATCATGCGGACCTATTTGTTTGATGCGGCAGATAAGGTCAATAAATCAGGGAAAGATGCCATCAATGGTTTTGCCGAAGGCGATGAATTGCGAATGATCCTGATGGGATTGAAGCGGTTTACCAAGGCAGAGCCTTTTAATACCAAAGCAGCACGCAGACGAATAGCGGATAAGATGATCGAAGAGAAGAGGTATTGTTTTTAA
- a CDS encoding patatin-like phospholipase family protein, whose product MKRKAIQSWFSGLLYSFPVQLVFLHFRKYQILLLFWFILFTTVNSSFMHGFGADSLYLAPEYLGDVNAVASAIVGMAFGMFIMSWNITTFILFSRQFQFLAATTNPFLKYCINNSLIPIFFLVFYFFKAYSFGRYKELFSTNEILFLTGGFLFGLVLMLAASFAYFFGADRTIFKRLQPIINNPKEYIQSIKPVAREVGDDSLMRVKSYLNTPLSPAKPRKVGHYTRQYIDTVFKQHHFAAVLSVFIAFLFLILIGFFLEVRLFQIPAAASITVAFAILIGLSGAFTYFLQSWSIPYLLLLVVILNIFYQKNWIDPRNKAYGLNYQNNTERPVYGQETLRQLASPANITADSLQMIGKLEKWKARQKEEKPIFTILCTSGGGTRSATFTLSTLQQLDSLTAGEIMRNTFLITGSSGGMIGATYFRELYRQRELGSPIKVQDSRYVDDIARDLLNPLFSSFVARDLVSPAHKFKVGPYTYAKDRAYAFENKLDENTHGFLNKQLGDYKEDEDNARIPLIFFNSVITRDSRKLVASTQPVRFMMQPLQDSLRVPRLEPDALDFVSFFAQQDPYNLRILTALRMNATFPVVLPNVWLPSKPVIDVMDAGLRDNYGQETALRFLTFFDDWLQKNTRGVMIIQIRDRKPGSWDYPFESENVTDHLTKPFLLLQHNWYKMMEFSQNDVLSYYAAQHPGAVKINFLYTSAKEDSKAALNFHLTRREKADILQSIRSPYNRENFLRVKEVLTKPKPDK is encoded by the coding sequence ATGAAGCGAAAAGCGATTCAAAGCTGGTTCAGCGGACTTCTTTATTCATTTCCCGTACAATTGGTATTTCTGCATTTCAGGAAGTACCAGATCCTTCTGTTGTTCTGGTTCATTTTGTTTACTACGGTCAACAGTTCTTTCATGCATGGGTTTGGCGCCGACTCCCTTTATCTTGCTCCCGAATATCTGGGCGATGTGAATGCCGTAGCTTCAGCTATTGTAGGAATGGCTTTTGGGATGTTCATCATGAGTTGGAATATTACCACCTTCATTCTCTTTAGCCGACAGTTTCAGTTTCTTGCGGCCACCACCAATCCATTTTTAAAGTACTGTATCAATAACAGCCTGATCCCGATCTTTTTTCTGGTATTTTATTTTTTTAAAGCCTACTCCTTTGGCCGGTATAAAGAATTATTTTCCACCAATGAGATACTCTTTCTAACAGGCGGTTTTTTATTTGGACTTGTCTTGATGCTGGCCGCTTCCTTTGCATATTTCTTTGGGGCCGACCGGACGATCTTTAAACGTTTACAGCCGATCATCAACAATCCAAAAGAGTATATCCAATCGATTAAACCGGTTGCGCGGGAAGTTGGTGATGATAGCCTGATGCGGGTAAAATCATACCTGAACACACCGTTATCCCCGGCAAAGCCCCGAAAAGTCGGGCACTATACCCGGCAATACATTGATACAGTTTTTAAACAACACCACTTTGCCGCCGTGCTTTCGGTATTCATTGCCTTTCTTTTTTTAATCCTGATTGGTTTTTTTCTTGAAGTACGGTTGTTTCAGATCCCAGCCGCGGCCAGTATCACGGTGGCTTTCGCCATCCTGATCGGTCTAAGTGGAGCCTTTACTTATTTTTTGCAAAGCTGGAGTATACCCTATCTCCTTTTACTCGTGGTTATACTGAATATTTTTTATCAAAAAAATTGGATCGATCCACGCAACAAAGCTTATGGCCTCAATTACCAGAACAATACCGAGCGGCCGGTATATGGACAGGAGACATTGCGACAGCTTGCTTCTCCGGCAAATATCACGGCTGACAGTTTGCAAATGATCGGCAAATTGGAGAAATGGAAGGCCCGGCAAAAGGAAGAGAAACCGATATTCACCATTTTATGTACCAGCGGTGGTGGAACAAGAAGTGCCACTTTTACCCTGAGTACCCTGCAACAACTCGATAGTCTGACTGCAGGGGAGATCATGCGCAATACCTTTCTGATCACGGGTTCATCGGGCGGCATGATCGGGGCCACTTATTTCCGGGAATTGTACCGGCAGCGTGAACTTGGCTCACCCATTAAAGTACAGGACAGCAGGTATGTGGATGATATTGCCCGCGATCTTTTGAACCCCCTGTTCTCTTCCTTTGTGGCGCGTGACCTGGTTTCACCGGCGCACAAATTTAAAGTTGGACCATACACCTATGCCAAGGACAGGGCTTACGCCTTTGAGAATAAATTGGATGAAAACACACATGGTTTTTTAAATAAACAATTGGGGGATTATAAAGAAGACGAAGACAACGCGCGGATACCATTGATCTTTTTTAATTCTGTGATCACGCGTGACAGCCGCAAGCTGGTAGCTTCCACCCAGCCTGTTCGCTTTATGATGCAGCCATTGCAGGATTCTTTGCGTGTACCCAGACTGGAGCCGGACGCGCTTGATTTTGTCAGCTTCTTTGCCCAGCAGGACCCCTACAACCTTCGGATATTAACTGCCCTTCGGATGAATGCCACTTTCCCGGTGGTATTGCCTAATGTGTGGTTGCCATCCAAACCGGTTATTGATGTGATGGATGCCGGATTGAGGGATAATTATGGACAGGAGACTGCACTACGGTTTCTTACTTTCTTTGATGATTGGCTGCAAAAGAATACCAGAGGGGTGATGATCATCCAGATCCGGGACCGCAAACCCGGAAGTTGGGATTACCCGTTTGAATCGGAGAATGTCACCGATCATTTGACCAAACCATTCTTACTCCTTCAACACAATTGGTATAAGATGATGGAGTTTTCCCAAAATGATGTGCTTAGTTATTATGCGGCACAGCATCCTGGTGCGGTTAAGATCAATTTTCTGTATACATCGGCCAAAGAGGACAGCAAGGCGGCATTGAATTTTCATCTTACCCGCCGCGAAAAAGCGGATATTCTTCAATCGATCCGCTCACCATATAACCGGGAGAATTTTTTACGGGTAAAGGAGGTGCTGACAAAACCTAAGCCGGACAAATAA
- a CDS encoding ribonuclease HII, with translation MLQPFFQEYMIEAGCDEAGRGCYAGPVYAAAVILPPDFYHPLLNDSKKIPEKHRDELRMVIEEKAIAWQVASVSHQEIDEINILKASIRAMHQAITGLSQRPGLLLIDGNRFIKYPGIPHRCFVKGDGTYASIAAASILAKTHRDEYMKKLHEEFPQYNWLSNKGYGTLAHRQAIEEHGLCAYHRKSFKII, from the coding sequence ATGCTCCAGCCATTTTTCCAGGAATACATGATCGAAGCCGGGTGTGATGAAGCCGGGCGGGGTTGTTATGCGGGACCGGTTTATGCGGCGGCGGTCATATTACCACCCGATTTCTACCATCCCCTGCTCAATGATTCAAAAAAGATCCCTGAAAAGCATCGGGATGAACTCCGTATGGTGATCGAGGAAAAAGCCATTGCCTGGCAGGTGGCCTCTGTTTCACATCAGGAAATAGATGAAATAAATATATTAAAGGCTTCCATCCGGGCCATGCACCAGGCTATCACCGGACTTTCGCAACGGCCGGGGTTATTGCTGATAGATGGAAATCGTTTTATCAAATACCCCGGTATTCCACACCGTTGTTTTGTAAAAGGAGATGGCACCTATGCTTCCATTGCCGCTGCGTCGATCCTGGCAAAGACTCATCGGGATGAATACATGAAGAAACTGCATGAGGAATTTCCGCAGTACAACTGGCTATCCAATAAAGGTTATGGAACGCTGGCCCATCGCCAGGCGATCGAGGAACACGGGCTATGCGCGTACCATCGGAAGAGTTTTAAAATAATTTGA
- a CDS encoding ketoacyl-ACP synthase III, whose protein sequence is MPRSFIAGIGMYVPSNVMTNQDLTRYMETSDEWIQERTGIKERRYAHRTEETTATMGIEAAKVAIERAGITPQDIDFIVFATLSPDYYFPGCGVLVQRALKMKEIGALDVRNQCSGFVYALSVADQFIRSGMYKNILVIGSEKHSFGLDFSTRGRNVSVIFGDGAGAVVLQPTDDPEQGILSSHLHSDGGNAEILAMYNPGTHANHWSSQKLADFTEAEIGEMFMSHAMIDNAQNFPNMDGPTVFKIAVEKFPAVIMEALQANGYTPADIKVLIPHQANLRISQFVQKKLGLRDDQVYNNIQRYGNTTAASVPIALCEAWQNGLIQKGDLVCLAAFGSGFTWASALLKW, encoded by the coding sequence ATGCCCCGCTCCTTTATCGCCGGCATCGGAATGTATGTCCCATCGAATGTAATGACCAACCAGGACCTTACCCGATACATGGAAACAAGTGACGAATGGATTCAGGAAAGAACAGGAATTAAAGAGCGTCGATACGCGCATCGCACCGAAGAAACTACTGCCACCATGGGCATTGAAGCCGCCAAAGTGGCCATTGAAAGGGCTGGCATCACCCCGCAGGATATTGATTTTATTGTTTTCGCGACGTTGTCTCCCGATTATTATTTTCCAGGTTGTGGTGTACTGGTTCAACGGGCGTTAAAAATGAAAGAGATCGGTGCCCTCGATGTACGCAACCAATGCTCAGGTTTTGTATATGCCCTTAGTGTGGCAGATCAGTTCATCCGAAGCGGTATGTATAAAAATATCCTGGTGATCGGGAGTGAGAAACATTCATTTGGTCTTGACTTTTCTACCCGCGGCCGAAATGTATCTGTGATCTTTGGCGATGGCGCCGGTGCCGTTGTATTACAACCCACCGATGATCCCGAACAAGGCATTCTGAGTTCTCACCTTCACAGCGATGGTGGCAACGCGGAAATTCTCGCCATGTATAACCCCGGTACACATGCCAATCATTGGTCCTCACAAAAACTGGCCGATTTCACAGAAGCAGAGATTGGGGAAATGTTCATGAGCCATGCCATGATCGATAACGCACAAAATTTTCCCAATATGGATGGGCCAACTGTTTTCAAGATCGCCGTGGAAAAATTTCCGGCTGTGATCATGGAAGCCCTACAGGCCAATGGATATACACCCGCTGATATTAAAGTACTCATCCCGCATCAGGCCAACTTACGCATCAGTCAGTTTGTACAGAAAAAACTCGGTCTTCGCGATGATCAGGTTTATAATAATATCCAACGCTACGGCAATACCACCGCCGCCTCCGTGCCCATCGCCCTCTGCGAAGCCTGGCAAAATGGCCTGATACAAAAAGGCGATCTCGTTTGTCTCGCAGCGTTTGGTAGCGGGTTCACCTGGGCGAGTGCGTTGTTGAAGTGGTGA
- a CDS encoding COX15/CtaA family protein: MDRQFESAGAKKVAIWILVGVAMVIVQVVLGGVTRLTGSGLSITEWDVLTGTLPPLSHSAWLAAFEKYKATPQFNLLNFDMTLGDFKFIYFWEWFHRLWARLIGVVFLIPFFIFLRKGYIRSNMVKPLIILFLLGAMQGAVGWIMVASGLEGDAIYVAPIKLGLHFVLALALFAYLCWFALQLWVPRQELRVHRGIHTQTWVILALLMIQLFFGALMAGHKAATAAPTWPDINGEWIPQLVFQPADGWLSLVENRITIHFVHRGIAYLLFLLVIWQSIRVYRFSRRQGLIGKTWYIPLVLVLIQLLLGILSVLKSPGIVPGRWGLFEWMAQLHQIVAMFLLLSLLMSAYLMRRKA, encoded by the coding sequence ATGGACAGGCAATTTGAATCAGCAGGAGCAAAGAAGGTAGCGATCTGGATCCTTGTGGGGGTAGCCATGGTCATTGTGCAAGTGGTATTGGGTGGGGTTACCCGGTTAACCGGATCCGGTCTCTCCATTACCGAATGGGATGTACTTACCGGCACCCTTCCTCCTCTGTCGCACAGCGCCTGGCTGGCTGCTTTTGAAAAATACAAAGCCACCCCTCAGTTCAACCTGCTCAATTTTGATATGACCCTGGGGGATTTCAAATTCATTTATTTCTGGGAATGGTTTCACCGGCTTTGGGCCCGGCTGATCGGCGTTGTTTTTTTGATCCCCTTCTTCATCTTTCTGCGAAAAGGATATATCCGTTCCAATATGGTCAAACCCCTGATCATTCTCTTTTTGCTTGGAGCCATGCAGGGTGCAGTGGGTTGGATCATGGTGGCAAGTGGGTTGGAAGGTGATGCGATCTATGTTGCACCCATAAAACTGGGACTTCATTTTGTACTGGCCCTTGCACTTTTTGCCTACCTGTGTTGGTTTGCGTTACAGCTTTGGGTGCCCAGACAGGAGCTTCGCGTTCACCGTGGCATTCACACCCAGACCTGGGTGATACTGGCCTTGCTAATGATTCAGCTATTCTTTGGCGCCCTGATGGCCGGACATAAAGCCGCGACGGCCGCCCCTACCTGGCCCGATATCAATGGTGAGTGGATACCGCAACTTGTATTTCAGCCGGCAGATGGTTGGTTAAGTCTGGTAGAAAACAGGATCACCATTCATTTTGTCCACCGGGGAATCGCCTACCTATTGTTCTTACTTGTAATATGGCAAAGCATCCGGGTATACCGATTCTCCCGTCGCCAGGGTTTAATTGGAAAAACCTGGTACATCCCGCTTGTCCTGGTATTGATACAATTGCTGCTGGGCATCCTATCCGTTTTAAAAAGCCCGGGTATCGTTCCCGGTCGTTGGGGATTGTTTGAATGGATGGCTCAACTTCATCAAATAGTGGCCATGTTTTTGCTATTGTCCCTCCTGATGAGCGCTTACCTGATGCGGAGAAAAGCCTAG
- a CDS encoding YegS/Rv2252/BmrU family lipid kinase, whose protein sequence is MPRKILYIINPISGTRAKADLQQFVEKETQKRGIPFLIYPSVASGDYSFLHPIVRKEGVTDVAIAGGDGTVSQVVNGLMDLDLRFGVIPCGSGNGLALAAGISKDTKKALAVIFDGVARAIDGFTLNGQFACMLAGLGFDAKVAHEFAHQPKRGLGTYASLVSRNFFSAKPYQFIIENGGFRFPSEAFFISIANSNQFGNNVTIAPEALLSDGMLDVVIVKKTAKPMLLFNLIRQVLAGRLKGLESSLNQPIIYFQTQTLRIINNDQAPLHIDGDPANTPDELNIEIKPGCFRLICPA, encoded by the coding sequence ATGCCACGCAAGATCCTTTATATCATCAACCCTATATCCGGCACAAGGGCCAAAGCGGATCTTCAGCAATTCGTGGAAAAAGAAACACAAAAGCGGGGAATTCCCTTTCTCATTTACCCAAGCGTAGCCAGTGGTGATTACAGTTTTCTTCATCCCATTGTACGCAAAGAAGGAGTTACAGATGTTGCGATTGCCGGAGGCGATGGCACAGTAAGCCAGGTCGTGAATGGTTTGATGGACCTTGACCTTCGCTTTGGTGTCATCCCTTGCGGATCGGGAAATGGTCTCGCATTGGCAGCTGGCATTTCAAAAGATACCAAAAAAGCACTGGCCGTAATCTTTGACGGAGTAGCCAGGGCCATTGATGGTTTTACGCTCAATGGACAGTTCGCTTGTATGCTGGCAGGATTGGGATTTGATGCCAAAGTAGCACATGAATTCGCGCATCAACCCAAAAGAGGACTGGGAACCTATGCTTCCCTTGTTAGCCGCAATTTCTTTTCGGCAAAACCCTATCAATTCATCATTGAAAATGGAGGCTTTCGTTTTCCCAGCGAAGCCTTCTTTATCAGTATCGCCAATAGCAATCAATTTGGAAATAATGTAACGATCGCGCCCGAAGCCCTTTTATCAGATGGCATGCTGGATGTAGTGATCGTAAAAAAAACGGCCAAGCCTATGCTGCTTTTCAACCTGATCCGACAGGTGTTGGCCGGACGGTTAAAAGGGTTGGAGTCTTCTCTTAATCAACCGATCATTTATTTTCAAACCCAAACACTCCGGATCATTAATAATGACCAGGCTCCCCTGCATATTGATGGAGACCCGGCCAATACGCCCGACGAACTGAATATAGAGATCAAACCAGGCTGTTTTCGGCTTATTTGTCCGGCTTAG
- a CDS encoding PIG-L family deacetylase: MKKMPIAGILILLTFLFSCGQKKPTLDELRSFAATETFPEDQYLDTISNKNALIIVAHDDDDCAMAGTIAKLKSKGWKIWQLSFTTHQAKGTNIHPAVLICEGNREILADGLYRKGLDTMKNPYLPIPREQFKEQFYSEKVKNALIEKINAFNPSVIFTLDNVKGGYGHPEHIFISQLTLDLFQQNTLSAQRVYQSVYTDHMEKEIVDTWLKIRMQKWGYPNASEIANKMYGINGMPAPTTQVSIRPFGEDKMAYLLAYPEDVRKNLRKFIPYFEEFDADTYFGIFDREFFRVVERE; the protein is encoded by the coding sequence ATGAAAAAGATGCCTATTGCCGGTATTCTTATTCTATTGACGTTTTTATTCAGTTGTGGTCAGAAAAAGCCTACCCTGGACGAACTCCGCAGCTTTGCCGCCACAGAAACCTTTCCCGAAGACCAGTACCTGGACACAATTTCCAATAAGAATGCACTGATCATAGTGGCACATGATGATGATGATTGTGCCATGGCCGGAACGATCGCTAAATTAAAATCAAAAGGCTGGAAGATCTGGCAACTAAGTTTTACCACTCACCAAGCCAAAGGAACCAATATTCATCCTGCGGTATTAATCTGTGAAGGAAATCGGGAAATATTGGCTGATGGACTATATCGAAAAGGTCTCGATACAATGAAAAATCCCTACCTGCCCATTCCACGGGAACAATTCAAAGAACAGTTTTACTCGGAGAAGGTGAAAAATGCTCTTATTGAAAAAATAAACGCGTTCAATCCTTCTGTAATTTTTACCCTCGACAATGTAAAAGGGGGTTATGGGCATCCCGAACATATCTTTATCAGCCAGCTTACTCTCGATCTGTTTCAGCAAAATACATTATCCGCCCAGCGTGTTTACCAATCCGTATATACTGACCACATGGAAAAGGAGATCGTTGATACCTGGTTGAAAATCCGGATGCAAAAATGGGGTTATCCCAATGCCAGTGAAATCGCCAATAAGATGTATGGCATCAATGGGATGCCCGCGCCAACCACCCAGGTGTCGATCCGACCTTTTGGAGAAGATAAAATGGCTTATCTGCTCGCTTATCCGGAAGATGTACGCAAAAACCTACGCAAGTTCATTCCCTATTTTGAAGAATTTGATGCCGACACCTATTTCGGAATATTTGACCGGGAGTTTTTCAGAGTGGTGGAGCGTGAATAG
- a CDS encoding 2-oxoacid:ferredoxin oxidoreductase subunit beta, which translates to MSAEAAQPISLTAKDFATDQEVRWCPGCGDYSILAQVQKVMPTLGIPKEDIVIVSGIGCSSRFPYYMNTYGMHSIHGRATAIASGLKASRPELSVWIVTGDGDSLSIGGNHTIHLLRRNFDVNVLLFNNQIYGLTKGQYSPTSEMQKVTKSTPYGSIDHPFNPLALAMGADATFIGRSMDRDPKHMQAMLLRASQHKGSSFLEIYQNCNIFNDGAFEIFTEKSSKAEETLFVEQGKPLVFGANSDKGIKLDGFTPKVVKLGEGYSADDLWIHDEADIYKAQVLVRIFDDPRAGNHLPRPFGVFYQTQRPCYEDMMAIQVDEAKARKPADLDKLLRGNEVWTIN; encoded by the coding sequence ATGTCTGCAGAAGCTGCCCAACCAATATCCTTGACCGCCAAGGATTTTGCTACCGATCAGGAAGTGCGCTGGTGTCCCGGATGTGGAGATTATTCCATTCTCGCCCAGGTTCAGAAAGTGATGCCCACGTTGGGTATTCCCAAAGAAGATATCGTCATCGTTTCAGGAATCGGATGTTCTTCGCGTTTCCCATATTACATGAATACGTATGGGATGCACTCGATCCATGGTCGCGCAACCGCGATTGCCAGTGGATTAAAAGCATCGCGTCCGGAGTTGAGTGTTTGGATAGTTACTGGTGACGGCGACAGCCTGAGTATCGGCGGTAACCATACCATCCATTTGTTGCGCCGCAATTTTGATGTGAATGTGTTGCTCTTCAATAATCAGATCTACGGGCTGACCAAGGGCCAGTACTCACCTACATCAGAAATGCAGAAGGTGACCAAGTCAACTCCCTACGGAAGTATTGACCATCCTTTTAATCCCCTGGCCCTGGCCATGGGAGCCGATGCTACCTTTATTGGCCGTAGCATGGACCGCGACCCCAAGCACATGCAGGCCATGCTGCTTCGGGCAAGTCAACATAAAGGTTCTTCATTCCTTGAGATCTACCAGAATTGCAACATCTTTAATGATGGGGCATTTGAAATATTTACTGAAAAATCCAGCAAAGCCGAAGAGACCCTCTTCGTGGAACAAGGCAAACCACTTGTCTTTGGCGCCAATAGCGACAAAGGGATCAAGCTCGACGGATTTACTCCCAAAGTGGTTAAGCTGGGTGAAGGATATAGCGCCGATGACCTATGGATACATGATGAAGCGGATATCTATAAGGCCCAGGTGCTGGTCCGCATCTTTGACGACCCGCGTGCAGGTAACCATCTGCCCAGACCTTTTGGTGTATTCTATCAAACACAACGCCCCTGCTACGAAGACATGATGGCAATTCAGGTTGATGAAGCCAAGGCCAGGAAGCCGGCCGACTTGGATAAGCTGTTAAGGGGGAATGAGGTTTGGACGATCAACTAG
- a CDS encoding methyltransferase domain-containing protein, with translation MSVQKAYDQWASQYDSNENRTRDLEARSLRETLSAIEFDSCLELGCGTGKNSAWLAARTSDLLSVDLSGEMLARAREKVKDPHVQFKQVDLLGEWSFAEKGYDLAVFSLVLEHIEDLTEVFRKLAKAVKPGGYVYIGELHPFKQYTGSKARFETEHGTQVVTCYDHHLSDFTMAGELSGFRVVTLREYFDGEAKEGVPRILTILFQKGGI, from the coding sequence ATGAGTGTTCAAAAGGCATATGATCAGTGGGCATCTCAGTATGACAGCAATGAGAACAGAACGCGTGATCTGGAAGCCCGGTCATTACGGGAAACCTTATCTGCTATTGAATTTGATTCCTGCCTGGAGTTAGGTTGTGGTACCGGAAAAAATTCTGCCTGGCTGGCTGCAAGAACGAGCGATTTGCTATCCGTTGATCTTTCCGGGGAAATGCTGGCGAGGGCGAGGGAAAAAGTAAAAGATCCACATGTACAGTTTAAACAGGTTGATCTTTTGGGAGAATGGAGTTTTGCAGAGAAAGGGTATGATTTGGCTGTTTTTAGTTTGGTGTTGGAGCATATAGAGGATCTTACTGAAGTGTTTCGCAAACTGGCAAAAGCGGTCAAACCTGGAGGATATGTATATATTGGAGAATTACACCCCTTCAAACAGTATACGGGATCTAAAGCCCGGTTTGAAACAGAGCATGGAACGCAGGTAGTAACCTGTTATGATCATCATCTTTCGGATTTTACCATGGCTGGGGAACTTAGCGGCTTTCGTGTGGTAACTTTAAGGGAGTATTTTGATGGGGAGGCAAAAGAAGGTGTGCCCCGAATTTTGACGATCTTGTTTCAAAAGGGTGGAATTTAA